A single window of Rana temporaria chromosome 1, aRanTem1.1, whole genome shotgun sequence DNA harbors:
- the LOC120927736 gene encoding uncharacterized protein LOC120927736 — MDRKHRGNLEIHGETPSVTSTETAHTETIRKHRENLETHGETPSVTSTETAHTETIRKHRENLETHGETPSVTSTETAHTETIRKHRGNLEIHGEDPSVTSTETAHTETVRKHRENLEIHGENPSVTSTETAPTKTVRKHQRNLEIHGKTPSVTSTETSPTETVRKHRGNLEIHGETPSVTSTETSPTETVRKHRGNLEIHGETPSVTSTETAHTETIRKHRENLEIHGETPSVTSTETAHTETIRKHRGNLEIHGEDPSVTSTETAHTETVRKHRENLEIHGENPSVTSTETAPTKTVRKHQRNLEIHGKTPSVTSTETSPTETVRKHRGNLEIHGETPSVTSTETSPTETVRKHRGNLEIHGETPSVTSTETVRKHRGNLEIHGETPSVTSTEEIPTMSPTMTTTMEIYVNLVIDLIVKFISKNFDVMRKKGILYIGGAIVAVVIAVAAACYLCKNRKKAKDKLKWMEEGSPEGEEGSAEMEERFPALEEVLVVKVKGDTEGKDVQSVMEERHTAKDELCITMYERSGDIIEECEEMKEECEEMKEEGRDIKDRLPAKEEELAAMEVKRIAKEEELAAMEAKCAGMKAKCAGMEEQLAAMDVERVRMLTECAGMEELLAGIEAKCMKRERELAYKKDLLTARQSMCKLMEKQLTTMTAKVALMKRFVAVNEEANAAMEEGPEIEAGNELCNIPSFNHGMEDKVRDGSKTQSDGSGNCSDGKKTNNVGRSTPKDESSTCGNGKKMLNDRRSNRTQKDKRPPRLRFWK; from the exons ATGGACAGGAAGCACAGAGGAAACCTGGAAATACATGGGGAGACCCCTTCAGTCACTTCCACTGAGACCGCTCATACCGAGACGATCAGGAAGCACAGAGAAAACCTGGAAACACATGGGGAGACCCCTTCAGTCACTTCCACTGAGACCGCTCATACCGAGACGATCAGGAAGCACAGAGAAAACCTGGAAACACATGGGGAGACCCCTTCAGTCACTTCCACTGAGACCGCTCATACCGAGACGATCAGGAAGCACAGAGGAAACCTGGAAATACATGGGGAGGACCCTTCAGTCACTTCCACTGAGACCGCTCATACCGAGACGGTCAGGAAGCACCGAGAAAACCTGGAAATACATGGGGAGAACCCTTCAGTCACTTCCACTGAGACCGCTCCTACTAAGACGGTCAGGAAGCACCAAAGAAACCTGGAAATACATGGGAAGACCCCTTCAGTCACTTCCACTGAGACCTCTCCTACTGAGACGGTCAGAAAGCACAGAGGAAACCTGGAAATACATGGGGAGACCCCCTCAGTCACTTCCACCGAGACCTCTCCTACTGAGACAGTCAGGAAGCACAGAGGAAACCTGGAAATACATGGGGAGACCCCTTCAGTCACTTCCACTGAGACCGCTCATACCGAGACGATCAGGAAGCACAGAGAAAACCTGGAAATACATGGGGAGACCCCTTCAGTCACTTCCACTGAGACCGCTCATACCGAGACGATCAGGAAGCACAGAGGAAACCTGGAAATACATGGGGAGGACCCTTCAGTCACTTCCACTGAGACCGCTCATACCGAGACGGTCAGGAAGCACCGAGAAAACCTGGAAATACATGGGGAGAACCCTTCAGTCACTTCCACTGAGACCGCTCCTACTAAGACGGTCAGGAAGCACCAAAGAAACCTGGAAATACATGGGAAGACCCCTTCAGTCACTTCCACTGAGACCTCTCCTACTGAGACGGTCAGAAAGCACAGAGGAAACCTGGAAATACATGGGGAGACCCCCTCAGTCACTTCCACTGAGACCTCTCCTACTGAGACAGTCAGGAAGCACAGAGGAAACCTGGAAATACATGGGGAGACCCCTTCAGTCACTTCCACTGAGACGGTCAGGAAGCACCGAGGAAACCTGGAAATACATGGGGAGACCCCTTCAGTCACTTCCACTGAGGAGATCCCCACAATGTCTCCAACAATGACAACAACAATGGAGATTTATGTTAACCTGGTCATCGATTTGATTGTGAAATTCATCTCCAAGAACTTCGACGTAATGAGGAAAAAAGGCATCCTTTATATAGGGGGCGCAATAGTTGCAGTAGTGATCGCAGTTGCAGCAGCCTGCTACCTTTG CAAGAACAGAAAAAAGGCGAAGGACAAGCTAAAGTGGATGGAAGAAGGATCCCCAGAGGGGGAAGAAGGAAGCGCAGAGATGGAAGAAAGATTCCCAGCGCTGGAGGAAGTACTTGTTGTTAAGGTAAAGGGAGACACAGAGGGAAAAGATGTCCAATCGGTGATGGAAGAAAGACACACAGCAAAGGATGAACTATGCATAACGATGTATGAAAGAAGCGGAGATATAATTGAAGAATGCGAAGAGATGAAAGAAGAATGCGAAGAGATGAAAGAAGAAGGCAGAGATATAAAAGATAGACTTCCTGCAAAGGAAGAAGAACTTGCAGCGATGGAAGTAAAACGCATAGCAAAGGAAGAAGAACTTGCAGCGATGGAGGCAAAATGTGCAGGGATGAAAGCAAAATGCGCAGGGATGGAAGAACAACTCGCAGCGATGGATGTAGAGCGTGTAAGGATGTTAACAGAATGTGCAGGAATGGAAGAACTACTTGCAGGGATAGAAGCAAAATGCATGAAGAGGGAAAGAGAGCTTGCATACAAGAAAGATTTACTTACAGCGAGGCAAAGCATGtgcaaactgatggaaaaacaacTCACAACTATGACTGCAAAAGTCGCATTAATGAAAAGATTCGTCGCAGTGAATGAAGAAGCAAACGCAGCGATGGAAGAAGGACCAGAAATTGAGGCAGGCAATGAATTATGCAATATTCCTTCCTTCAACCACGGGATGGAGGACAAAGTCAGAGATGGAAGTAAAACACAAAGCGATGGAAGCGGAAATTGCAGTGATGGAAAAAAGACGAACAACGTTGGAAGAAGTACTCCCAAGGATGAAAGTAGTACGTGcggcaatggaaaaaaaatgctcaacgaTAGAAGGAGCAATCGCACTCAAAAGGACAAAAGACCACCACGCTTGAGGTTCTGGAAATAG